One window of the Pseudomonas sihuiensis genome contains the following:
- a CDS encoding CsbD family protein, whose translation MSRLLSDIIKGKWRQLAGPAMINWDELTLDELIKSEGDKDKLTHLVEVRYGMTHEEAEKQVLSFFERNRTT comes from the coding sequence ATGAGCAGACTACTTAGCGACATCATCAAAGGAAAATGGCGGCAACTGGCCGGCCCAGCCATGATCAACTGGGATGAGCTGACCCTTGATGAGCTGATCAAATCCGAAGGGGATAAAGACAAATTGACCCATCTGGTAGAGGTACGCTACGGCATGACCCACGAAGAAGCAGAAAAACAGGTGCTGAGCTTCTTCGAGCGCAATCGCACCACGTAA
- a CDS encoding GH36-type glycosyl hydrolase domain-containing protein, translated as MDTQWSSLIRRLWRSMPRTFEYEAVLRSELFSAEQMANHGVELAHQHRLSQHTTSDGLLERLTENARVLASSCQAMTVATLSSQRATPAAEWLLDNFYLIEEQIRTAQKHLPRGYCRELPGLSHGPSSTLPRVYDIALETISHGDGRVDSESLGRFITAYQSITALSLGELWAVPIMLRLALIENLRRVAARVMASWNDRNLANQWADRLSETAERDAKSIVLAVADMARSPLPMSSSFVAELARRLQGQNTALMLPLTWIEQTLAESDLNIERLVQLDAQSQAAEQVSISNSINSLRMLSATDWRKFVERMSGVEQVLREDPAGIYARMDFATRDHYRHAVERLSRACQHDETGVARAALDLAAGAPPDIPRMAHIGFYLIDKGVPALERQLGVQLSLIEHGQRLLSRAPLYFFLIPALLLTVLLAWPMLALAHADNWSLVYLVMLSLPLLLMTSRLAIGLVNWLVTLTMPANMLPRLDYSEGIPADACTLVVVPTLIGSALDVDELVEGMEVRYLANRDSNLHFALLTDFLDAQQETQDEDAPLLERASQAIEALNDKYPAMEGSRFNLLHRPRRWNPTERRWMGHERKRGKLSELNAVLRGHGRERFDTIVGDLARLQQTVYVITLDTDTQLPRDVARQLVGTLAHPLNAAQFDASKRRITSGYAILQPRVGISLSSIARSTYAHLFGSDAGIDPYTRAVSDVYQDLFSNGSFIGKGIYAVDAFERALEDCLPANRILSHDLIEGCYARSGLTSDIQVYEEYPACYSADAKRHHRWIRGDWQLLPWLLSCPPSAGCQQATRLDALGRWKIFDNLRRSLEPAAFLCGLLWAWFASSQPLLWVLAIIALVVTQPLLGLLHELLHKPPEVPLRLHLTTTLRSSGSSFHRALLPLVWLPFETLNSLDAIGRTLWRMLVSHRNLLQWNPSRQVERGSRNDLSGLYRLMWVCPALAAGLFILLVMHPLALAVAAPFLLAWSVAPALAWWLSKPSASLAFEPTAHERRFLRRQARRNWAFFEDLVGPADNWLPPDNIQEQPVAVTAHRTSPTNMGMALLSHLAAHDFAYISGGHLLSRLEHMLTSMALLQRHRRHFYNWYDTLTLKPLPPHYISTVDSGNLAGLLMTLRQGLLELPDAAPNDTRTLQGLRDCLDVLQEAVLDAGLDGQLLDGLFKVLAAPALPPEPPSNLLPTLQRLLEQAEKLIVPLAQQEEPSYWLQVLSAQCRDLGAEMSSLLLPGERSRRVTWQQLATLDANDRPADEQVPMRKAKACAMERIALVERLAKLAGDLADMDFTFLYDPQRDLLAIGYNADEQRLDGAYYDLLASEARLTNFVVIAQGQLPQEGWFALGRLLTSSGGVPVLLSWTGSMFEYLMPLLVMPSYPRTLLDQTCKAAVARQIDYASKLGLPWGVSESGYNALDTQLNYQYRAFGVPGLGLKRGLGDDIVIAPYASALALLVAPAEACRNMQALAGMGMAGRYGLYEALDFTSARLPLGRSSAVIQSFMAHHQGMSFLALAAVLLERPMHRRFEADPQFQATALLLQERMPKSATQYLHAPQVAQEEAATRVDESKLRVYTHPDRAHPAVQLLSNGHYHVMISHAGGGYSRCNELAVTRWQEDVTCDAAGTFCYLRDTASGAFWSSAFQPTLQRTDSFEAIFTDARAEFRVRQQDIDTHTEIVVSPEDNAELRRLHINNRGLARRSIELTSYAEVVLAPPRSDSAHPAFSKLFIETELHADLQAILCTRRPRSKTEHAPWLCHLLAAHGVDIEAISYETDRARFIGRGRNLAQPAAMDVEELSGTVGAVLDPIVAIRCRFVLEAGQGAIIDLVSGVSDSRSGCLHLINKYRDRHLADRVFDLAWTHSQVLLRQLNISHADARLFEQMAASILYSAPALRAPPQILAANQRNQTGLWGQAISGDLPIVLLQISSAGNIELVRQLVQAHAYWRQKGLVVDLVIWNEDQASYRQNLQDLILGLATSGSEAHLLDRPGGIFVRPVQQLSSEDRILMQAVAHLVLNDRHGRLSEQIRHRKAGPALPAFDARLLRKPARSSTLPEPDPRLLLSNPYGGFSADGNEYVIHLMPGQPTPAPWVNVIANPQFGTVISESGSAYTWHENAHEFRLTPWCNDPVTDTSEEAIYLRDEDSGHYWSPTALPCPGNARYLTRHGFGYSLFEHDEDGIRTELRVYVALEAPIKFSQLLVRNTSNRPRRLSITGYVAWVLGELRSQSSMHIVTDADPDTGALFARNAYSIEFPGRVAFFDVDMPLMSSTADRSEFIGRNGNLKAPAAMAQEQLSGRRGTGLDPCAALRVGIELVPGASHEVTFRLGAEQSAKSASRLVQRMRGNATAAVELEIVRTHWRSTLAAVQIETPEPALDVLVNGWLMYQVIASRFWARSGYYQSGGAIGFRDQLQDGMAMLHTEPAAVRRHLLLCAAHQFIEGDVQHWWHPPMNRGVRTGCSDDYLWLALATSRYVQVTGDHSVLSESVGYLEGRALDSGEESYYDLPGQSALRETLYQHCVRAIEHSLRRGGHGLPLMGHGDWNDGMNRVGEQGQGESVWLGFFGHEVLSRFATTAERNGDPDFARRCLQQAKALGESLESHAWDGAWYRRAYFDDGTPLGSASNDECRIDSITQSWCVLSGAAPEKRQRMAMASLDRHLFRRDIGLIKLLTPPFDNGTMDPGYIKGYLPGIRENGGQYTHAAVWASMAFAALGDSTRAWELLHAINPIAHGDSAAAIATYKIEPYVLAADVYGMPPHEGRGGWSWYTGSAGWMYRLIVESLLGVQRSGACLHIRPLLPAHWPGFTLHYRYGATPYRITVRRTKQDEQTIDLDGIRLEGDGLPLRDDDREHHVDIKLPLNLISSPDPVMPPTQPLDITE; from the coding sequence ATGGATACTCAGTGGTCTAGCCTCATCCGGCGATTATGGCGCTCTATGCCTCGTACATTCGAATACGAGGCCGTCCTCCGCTCTGAACTGTTCAGTGCCGAGCAAATGGCGAACCATGGTGTAGAGCTCGCGCATCAGCATCGACTCAGCCAGCACACCACCTCGGACGGCTTGCTGGAGCGACTGACCGAGAACGCCAGGGTACTGGCGAGCAGTTGCCAGGCCATGACGGTCGCGACGCTTTCCAGCCAACGAGCTACACCCGCCGCCGAGTGGTTGCTGGACAATTTCTATCTGATCGAAGAGCAGATACGAACCGCCCAGAAGCACCTCCCCAGAGGCTATTGCCGTGAGCTACCCGGGCTGTCTCATGGGCCATCGTCCACCCTGCCCCGCGTTTATGACATCGCCCTGGAAACCATCTCCCACGGCGATGGACGGGTCGACAGTGAAAGTCTCGGGCGCTTCATCACCGCCTATCAATCCATCACTGCGCTGAGCCTGGGCGAACTCTGGGCCGTGCCCATCATGTTGCGCCTTGCGCTGATCGAGAATCTGCGCCGCGTGGCCGCACGGGTGATGGCCAGCTGGAACGATCGCAACCTGGCGAATCAGTGGGCAGACCGCTTGAGTGAAACCGCAGAGCGCGATGCCAAGAGCATCGTGCTGGCCGTAGCGGACATGGCGCGCTCACCATTGCCCATGTCCAGCTCGTTCGTCGCCGAACTGGCGCGCCGGCTGCAGGGGCAGAACACCGCGCTCATGCTGCCGCTGACCTGGATCGAGCAGACACTGGCGGAGTCCGACCTGAACATAGAGCGTCTAGTGCAGCTGGACGCGCAATCACAAGCGGCCGAACAGGTCTCCATCAGCAACAGTATCAACAGCCTGCGCATGCTCTCGGCCACCGATTGGCGCAAGTTCGTCGAGCGCATGAGTGGCGTGGAGCAGGTGCTGCGCGAGGACCCTGCGGGTATCTACGCACGCATGGACTTCGCCACGCGCGATCACTATCGGCATGCGGTGGAACGGTTGTCCCGGGCCTGTCAGCACGACGAGACAGGAGTCGCGCGCGCGGCGCTCGACCTGGCCGCAGGCGCACCGCCTGATATCCCGCGCATGGCCCATATCGGCTTCTACCTGATCGATAAGGGTGTACCGGCACTGGAGCGACAGCTCGGTGTGCAGTTGTCACTCATCGAGCACGGGCAACGGCTGCTGAGTCGTGCGCCACTGTATTTTTTCCTGATTCCAGCCCTGCTGCTCACCGTCCTGCTGGCCTGGCCTATGCTGGCCCTGGCGCATGCCGACAATTGGTCGCTGGTGTACCTGGTCATGCTCAGCCTACCACTCCTGCTGATGACCAGCCGCCTGGCCATCGGCCTGGTGAACTGGCTGGTGACCCTGACGATGCCGGCGAACATGTTGCCGCGCCTCGATTACAGCGAGGGCATTCCCGCGGATGCCTGCACCCTCGTGGTCGTGCCGACACTGATTGGCAGCGCGCTGGATGTCGACGAGTTGGTGGAGGGCATGGAAGTGCGCTACCTTGCCAACCGCGACAGCAATCTGCATTTTGCCCTGCTCACCGACTTCCTCGACGCGCAGCAGGAAACCCAGGATGAGGATGCGCCGCTGCTGGAGCGGGCCAGCCAGGCAATCGAAGCGTTGAATGACAAGTACCCGGCCATGGAAGGCAGCCGGTTCAACCTGTTGCATCGACCCAGACGCTGGAACCCGACCGAGCGCCGCTGGATGGGGCATGAACGCAAACGCGGCAAGCTGAGCGAGCTCAATGCAGTGTTGCGCGGCCACGGAAGAGAACGCTTCGACACGATCGTCGGCGATCTGGCGAGGCTGCAGCAGACTGTCTACGTGATCACCCTGGACACCGACACGCAGCTACCGCGTGATGTCGCACGCCAGCTCGTCGGTACCCTCGCTCACCCTCTGAACGCGGCGCAGTTCGACGCCAGCAAGCGACGCATCACCAGCGGTTACGCGATCCTGCAGCCACGGGTCGGCATCAGTCTGTCGAGTATCGCGCGCTCGACCTACGCCCACCTGTTCGGTAGCGATGCAGGGATCGACCCTTACACACGCGCCGTTTCCGATGTCTATCAGGATCTGTTCAGCAATGGCTCGTTCATCGGCAAGGGCATCTATGCCGTGGATGCCTTCGAGCGCGCGCTGGAGGATTGCCTGCCGGCAAACCGCATTCTGAGTCATGACCTCATCGAGGGGTGCTATGCGCGCTCCGGCCTGACCAGCGACATCCAGGTCTATGAGGAATACCCCGCCTGCTACAGCGCCGATGCCAAACGGCACCACCGCTGGATTCGCGGTGACTGGCAGTTGCTGCCTTGGTTGCTCTCATGCCCTCCCTCGGCTGGCTGCCAGCAGGCTACCCGCCTGGATGCTCTGGGCCGCTGGAAGATCTTCGACAACCTTCGCCGCAGCCTTGAGCCGGCGGCTTTTCTGTGCGGTCTCTTGTGGGCCTGGTTCGCCAGCTCGCAGCCGCTGCTTTGGGTACTGGCGATCATTGCCCTGGTGGTTACGCAACCCTTGCTTGGCCTACTGCACGAATTGCTGCACAAGCCACCCGAGGTACCGCTGCGTCTGCATCTGACTACAACCCTGCGCAGCAGCGGATCAAGCTTTCATCGAGCCCTCTTGCCGCTGGTATGGCTGCCTTTCGAGACGCTCAACAGCCTGGATGCGATTGGTCGAACGCTATGGAGAATGCTGGTCAGCCATCGCAACCTGCTGCAGTGGAACCCTTCTCGGCAAGTCGAGCGCGGCAGTCGTAACGATCTATCCGGGCTGTATCGCCTCATGTGGGTGTGCCCGGCACTCGCCGCCGGACTGTTCATCCTGCTGGTCATGCATCCTCTGGCTCTGGCGGTCGCCGCGCCTTTCCTGCTCGCCTGGTCGGTCGCCCCCGCACTCGCCTGGTGGCTGAGCAAGCCTTCGGCCTCGCTGGCGTTCGAACCCACTGCACACGAGCGACGCTTCCTGCGACGTCAGGCGCGGCGGAACTGGGCATTCTTCGAGGACCTGGTAGGGCCTGCGGACAACTGGCTGCCGCCGGACAACATCCAGGAACAGCCGGTGGCCGTCACCGCGCATCGCACCTCCCCCACCAACATGGGGATGGCCCTCCTGTCCCACCTGGCCGCCCATGATTTCGCCTATATCAGCGGCGGGCACTTGCTCTCTCGGCTGGAGCACATGCTGACCAGCATGGCCCTGCTGCAGCGTCATCGCCGGCATTTCTATAACTGGTACGACACGCTCACCCTGAAACCGCTACCGCCGCATTACATCTCGACGGTGGACAGCGGCAACCTGGCCGGCCTGCTCATGACGCTGCGTCAGGGACTGCTGGAACTGCCTGATGCTGCGCCAAATGACACGCGCACACTGCAGGGCCTCAGAGATTGCCTTGATGTCCTGCAAGAAGCCGTGCTGGATGCCGGTCTGGATGGACAGCTTCTGGACGGGCTGTTCAAGGTATTGGCAGCGCCAGCGCTCCCCCCCGAGCCCCCGAGCAACCTGCTGCCTACCCTGCAGCGCTTGCTCGAGCAGGCAGAAAAACTGATCGTCCCCCTGGCCCAGCAAGAAGAACCCAGCTACTGGCTACAGGTGCTGAGCGCGCAATGCCGAGACCTGGGCGCTGAAATGTCGAGCCTGCTCCTGCCTGGCGAACGGTCGCGACGCGTCACCTGGCAGCAACTGGCAACGCTCGATGCCAACGACCGGCCGGCAGACGAGCAGGTGCCAATGCGCAAAGCCAAAGCCTGCGCAATGGAGCGAATCGCGCTGGTAGAACGCCTGGCCAAATTGGCAGGCGACCTGGCAGACATGGATTTCACCTTTCTCTACGACCCGCAGCGAGACCTGCTGGCCATCGGTTACAACGCTGATGAACAACGTCTCGATGGCGCCTACTACGACCTGCTGGCCTCGGAGGCGCGGCTGACCAACTTCGTCGTGATTGCCCAGGGTCAGTTGCCACAGGAGGGCTGGTTCGCCCTCGGCCGACTGTTGACCAGTAGCGGTGGCGTCCCGGTGCTGCTGTCGTGGACCGGCTCGATGTTCGAGTACCTCATGCCGCTGCTGGTGATGCCCAGTTACCCGAGAACCTTGCTGGACCAGACCTGCAAGGCCGCAGTGGCGCGCCAGATCGATTATGCCAGCAAACTCGGCCTGCCCTGGGGCGTATCCGAGTCGGGCTACAACGCCCTGGACACGCAGTTGAACTACCAGTACCGAGCGTTTGGCGTTCCAGGTCTTGGCCTGAAACGGGGACTCGGCGACGACATCGTCATCGCCCCCTATGCATCGGCTCTGGCTCTGTTGGTGGCACCTGCCGAGGCGTGCCGAAACATGCAGGCGCTGGCTGGCATGGGCATGGCGGGTCGCTACGGCCTGTATGAGGCGCTGGATTTCACCAGCGCGCGCTTGCCCCTGGGGCGAAGCTCAGCGGTGATCCAGTCGTTCATGGCCCATCACCAGGGCATGAGCTTCCTGGCACTTGCTGCCGTGCTGCTCGAGCGCCCCATGCACCGGCGCTTCGAGGCCGATCCGCAGTTCCAGGCCACGGCCTTGCTGCTCCAGGAGCGCATGCCCAAGAGTGCGACTCAATACCTGCATGCGCCCCAGGTGGCGCAGGAAGAAGCGGCGACTCGCGTCGATGAAAGCAAGTTGCGCGTCTATACCCACCCTGATCGCGCCCACCCTGCCGTCCAGTTGCTCTCCAACGGCCATTATCACGTGATGATAAGCCATGCCGGCGGCGGCTACAGCCGATGCAACGAGCTCGCCGTCACCCGTTGGCAGGAGGACGTTACCTGTGATGCCGCCGGGACGTTCTGCTACCTGCGCGACACCGCCAGTGGTGCATTCTGGTCGAGCGCATTCCAACCGACGCTGCAACGTACGGACAGCTTCGAGGCGATATTCACCGACGCCAGGGCCGAATTTCGCGTGCGCCAACAGGATATCGACACCCATACGGAGATCGTCGTTTCCCCCGAGGACAATGCCGAACTGCGGCGCCTGCATATCAACAATCGTGGCCTTGCGCGTCGCTCCATCGAACTGACCAGCTACGCCGAAGTGGTGCTGGCGCCGCCGCGCAGCGACTCGGCCCATCCGGCCTTCAGCAAACTGTTCATAGAGACCGAGTTACACGCGGATCTACAGGCGATTCTGTGTACCCGCCGGCCGCGCTCGAAAACCGAACACGCCCCCTGGCTATGCCATCTGCTGGCCGCCCATGGCGTTGACATCGAAGCGATTTCCTACGAGACCGACCGCGCCCGATTCATCGGTCGCGGACGCAACCTGGCGCAGCCGGCGGCCATGGACGTCGAGGAGCTCTCGGGGACGGTCGGCGCCGTGCTCGACCCCATCGTGGCGATACGCTGCCGCTTCGTCCTGGAGGCTGGCCAGGGCGCCATCATCGACCTGGTAAGCGGTGTCAGCGACAGCCGCAGCGGGTGCCTGCACCTGATCAACAAATACCGCGACCGCCACCTCGCTGATCGCGTTTTCGATCTGGCCTGGACCCATAGCCAAGTGCTGCTGCGGCAACTGAACATCAGTCACGCCGATGCACGCCTGTTCGAGCAGATGGCCGCGTCGATTCTCTACAGTGCGCCGGCGCTGCGCGCCCCCCCTCAGATCCTGGCGGCCAACCAGCGCAACCAGACAGGGCTCTGGGGCCAGGCCATCTCGGGCGACCTGCCGATCGTGCTGCTGCAAATTTCCAGCGCGGGCAACATCGAACTGGTGCGCCAGCTGGTACAGGCCCATGCCTACTGGCGCCAGAAAGGGCTGGTGGTGGACCTTGTGATCTGGAACGAAGACCAGGCCAGCTACCGGCAGAACCTGCAAGACCTGATCCTGGGCCTGGCGACCTCCGGCAGCGAGGCGCATCTGCTGGATAGACCCGGCGGCATTTTCGTCCGCCCGGTGCAGCAGCTGTCCAGCGAGGACCGGATTCTGATGCAGGCCGTGGCACACCTCGTGCTCAACGACAGGCATGGCCGTCTGTCCGAACAGATCCGCCATCGCAAGGCAGGCCCGGCATTGCCGGCGTTCGACGCGCGCTTGCTGCGCAAGCCCGCGCGCAGCTCAACACTTCCGGAACCAGACCCACGCCTGCTGCTGAGCAACCCCTATGGGGGATTCAGCGCCGATGGCAACGAGTACGTCATTCATCTGATGCCCGGCCAGCCCACTCCGGCACCCTGGGTCAACGTGATCGCCAACCCCCAGTTCGGCACGGTGATATCGGAAAGCGGCAGCGCCTACACCTGGCATGAGAATGCTCACGAATTCCGCCTCACGCCTTGGTGCAACGACCCCGTCACCGACACCAGCGAAGAGGCCATCTACCTGCGCGACGAGGACAGTGGTCACTACTGGTCACCGACTGCCCTGCCCTGTCCGGGAAACGCTCGGTACCTTACCCGTCACGGGTTCGGCTACAGTCTGTTCGAGCACGATGAGGACGGCATCCGAACCGAGCTGCGCGTCTATGTGGCGCTGGAGGCGCCAATAAAGTTCTCGCAGTTGCTGGTGCGCAACACCTCGAATCGGCCCCGGCGACTCTCGATCACCGGCTATGTAGCCTGGGTTTTGGGCGAGTTGCGCAGTCAATCGAGCATGCACATCGTCACCGATGCGGACCCGGACACTGGCGCCCTGTTCGCGCGCAACGCCTACTCGATCGAATTCCCTGGCCGGGTGGCTTTCTTCGATGTCGACATGCCGCTCATGAGCAGCACGGCCGACCGCAGCGAATTTATCGGACGCAATGGCAACCTCAAGGCACCGGCAGCCATGGCCCAGGAGCAGCTGTCAGGGCGCAGGGGCACGGGGCTCGATCCCTGCGCTGCGCTGAGGGTCGGGATCGAACTGGTGCCAGGGGCAAGCCACGAGGTGACCTTCCGTCTTGGCGCCGAGCAGAGCGCAAAGAGCGCCTCTCGCCTGGTTCAGCGCATGCGCGGCAACGCCACGGCAGCGGTCGAACTGGAAATCGTACGCACCCACTGGCGTTCGACGCTGGCAGCGGTGCAGATTGAAACGCCCGAGCCGGCGCTCGATGTACTGGTCAACGGCTGGCTGATGTACCAGGTCATCGCCAGCCGCTTCTGGGCACGCAGCGGCTACTACCAGTCTGGCGGAGCCATCGGCTTTCGCGATCAATTGCAGGACGGCATGGCCATGCTGCACACCGAGCCGGCAGCGGTGCGTCGGCATCTGCTGCTATGCGCAGCCCACCAGTTCATAGAGGGCGACGTGCAACACTGGTGGCACCCGCCGATGAACCGTGGCGTGCGCACCGGCTGCTCCGATGACTATCTCTGGCTAGCCCTGGCAACCAGCCGCTACGTGCAGGTCACCGGTGACCACAGCGTGCTCTCGGAAAGCGTTGGTTACCTGGAAGGCCGCGCACTCGACAGCGGTGAGGAATCCTATTACGACCTGCCTGGCCAGTCGGCTCTGCGAGAGACGCTTTACCAGCACTGCGTGCGCGCCATCGAGCACAGCCTGCGACGCGGCGGTCATGGCCTGCCACTGATGGGGCATGGCGACTGGAATGACGGGATGAACCGTGTCGGTGAACAGGGCCAGGGAGAAAGCGTATGGCTCGGCTTCTTCGGCCATGAGGTGTTGAGCCGATTCGCGACGACCGCCGAACGCAATGGCGACCCGGACTTTGCACGCCGCTGTCTGCAGCAGGCCAAGGCCCTTGGTGAAAGCCTGGAAAGCCACGCCTGGGATGGTGCCTGGTATCGCCGTGCCTACTTCGACGACGGCACGCCGCTGGGCTCGGCCAGCAACGACGAGTGCCGTATCGATTCCATCACCCAGAGCTGGTGCGTACTTTCGGGCGCGGCCCCCGAGAAGCGCCAGCGCATGGCCATGGCGTCGCTCGACCGTCACCTGTTTCGTCGCGACATAGGCCTGATCAAGCTTCTCACGCCGCCTTTCGATAACGGCACCATGGACCCTGGCTACATCAAGGGTTATCTACCCGGCATCCGCGAGAACGGCGGCCAATACACCCACGCAGCGGTCTGGGCAAGCATGGCCTTCGCCGCGCTCGGCGACAGCACACGAGCCTGGGAACTCCTCCACGCCATCAACCCGATCGCCCATGGAGACAGTGCCGCTGCGATTGCGACCTACAAGATCGAGCCCTACGTGCTGGCTGCCGATGTCTACGGCATGCCGCCGCATGAGGGGCGTGGCGGCTGGAGTTGGTACACCGGCTCCGCCGGGTGGATGTACCGCTTGATCGTCGAGTCCTTGCTCGGTGTGCAGCGCAGCGGCGCCTGCCTGCATATTCGTCCGCTATTGCCGGCACACTGGCCCGGTTTCACCTTGCACTACCGTTATGGCGCCACGCCTTACCGAATCACGGTGCGGCGCACAAAGCAGGATGAGCAGACGATCGACCTCGATGGCATCCGCCTCGAAGGCGACGGACTGCCATTGCGCGATGATGATCGGGAACACCACGTGGACATCAAGCTGCCGCTGAATCTCATCAGCAGCCCTGATCCCGTCATGCCGCCTACTCAGCCTTTGGACATCACGGAGTAA
- a CDS encoding Crp/Fnr family transcriptional regulator translates to MQELPLPLRNHLLSALSPDVCTRLFSNLERVHLASGQVLYERHDVMSHVYFPVDAVISLLYQTEHGAATEISVVGDDGMVGIALSIGGENLPSRAVVQRSGHAFRLEGALLRDEFARHGDLLGLVLRYTQTLIAQMAQAAVCTRHHSIDQQLCRLLLLWLDHLPGNGATVPQELLGDRPGTSRTNMVGAADKLRRQGIIDYDAETVTVLDRHQLEQLCCECYKLVKRESERLQPCVAQLK, encoded by the coding sequence ATGCAAGAACTACCACTGCCTCTGCGAAACCATCTGCTCAGTGCGCTATCGCCGGATGTCTGTACACGGCTCTTTTCAAACCTTGAGCGGGTGCATCTGGCATCGGGCCAGGTTCTCTATGAGCGACATGATGTGATGAGTCACGTCTATTTCCCGGTCGATGCCGTCATCTCCTTGCTCTACCAGACAGAGCACGGCGCCGCGACGGAGATTTCGGTCGTTGGAGATGACGGGATGGTGGGTATCGCCTTGTCGATTGGCGGGGAGAATCTCCCGAGCCGTGCCGTGGTTCAGCGCAGCGGCCATGCCTTTCGCCTCGAGGGCGCGCTGCTCAGGGATGAGTTCGCCCGTCACGGAGATTTGCTCGGGCTCGTGCTGCGTTATACGCAAACCTTGATCGCGCAGATGGCGCAGGCCGCCGTTTGTACCCGACATCATTCTATCGATCAGCAGCTCTGTCGCCTGCTCTTGCTCTGGCTTGATCATCTGCCGGGTAACGGTGCGACGGTGCCGCAGGAGTTGCTCGGAGACAGGCCCGGTACGAGTCGCACGAACATGGTAGGCGCCGCCGATAAGCTCAGGCGCCAGGGGATAATCGATTACGACGCCGAGACCGTTACCGTACTCGATCGGCATCAGCTGGAGCAGTTGTGCTGCGAATGCTACAAGCTCGTCAAGCGGGAAAGTGAGCGTCTCCAGCCCTGCGTGGCACAGCTCAAGTAG